One Setaria viridis chromosome 5, Setaria_viridis_v4.0, whole genome shotgun sequence genomic region harbors:
- the LOC117855403 gene encoding uncharacterized protein has product MNKGKIFKLAKGFRGRAKNCIRIARERVEKALQYSYRDRRNKKRDMRSLWIERINAGTRLHGVNYGNFMHGLMKENIQLNRKVLSELSMHEPYSFKALVDVSRTAFPGNRPVKKEGLAAIL; this is encoded by the exons ATGAACAAGGGAAAGATTTTCAAGTTAGCCAAGGGATTTAGAGGAAGGGCAAAAAATTGCATAAGGATAGCAAGGGAGAGGGTTGAGAAAGCCTTGCAATATTCCTACAGGGACAGACGGAACAAGAAGAGGGATATGAGATCGCTTTGGATTGAGCGCATCAATGCTGGTACACGATTGCATGGG GTGAATTATGGCAACTTTATGCATGGATTGATGAAGGAGAACATCCAACTGAACAGGAAGGTGCTCTCAGAGCTGTCGATGCACGAACCTTACAGCTTCAAGGCGCTTGTTGATGTATCCCGCACCGCATTTCCAGGGAACAGGCCTGTCAAAAAGGAGGGTCTAGCAGCTATCCTATGA
- the LOC117855501 gene encoding uncharacterized protein, with amino-acid sequence MENLQGGDDESHGLSGFSYFSVPSTPVLDAPPPSLSSEDDNQHGTLASLQQAACNGLPPLGPDQLAAPPMINLPPMVDWSSLLQQASLMGVPPVPGLQQAVVPQLDQSGENDGGGEGAGSSGGGKEKAAKGGGAGRSGKKKASRPRFAFQTRSANDILDDGYRWRKYGQKAVKNSAHPRSYYRCTHHTCNVKKQVQRLAKDTSIVVTTYEGVHNHPCEKLMEALSPILKQLQFLSQF; translated from the exons ATGGAGAACCTACAAGGAGGAGACGACGAGTCGCACGGGCTCTCCGGCTTCTCCTACTTCTCCGTGCCGTCGACGCCAGTGCttgacgcgccgccgccgagcttgTCGTCGGAGGATGACAACCAGCACGGTACCCTCGCCTCACTCCAGCAGGCGGCGTGCAACGGTCTTCCTCCTCTGGGCCCTGATCagctggcggcgccgccgatgaTTAATCTCCCGCCGATGGTGGACTGGTCGTCGCTGCTCCAGCAGGCCAGCCTGATGGGGGTCCCGCCCGTGCCAGGGCTGCAGCAAGCGGTCGTGCCGCAGTTGGACCAGAGCGGGGagaacgacggcggcggagagggtgcGGGGAGCAGTGGCGGTGGTAAGGAGAAGgcggcgaagggcggcggcgcggggcggtcggggaagaagaaggcgagcaGGCCGCGGTTCGCGTTCCAGACGCGGAGCGCCAACGACATCCTGGACGACGGCTACCGGTGGAGGAAGTACGGCCAGAAGGCCGTCAAGAACAGCGCCCACCCCAG GAGCTACTACCGATGCACCCACCACACGTGCAATGTGAAGAAGCAGGTGCAGCGCCTGGCCAAGGACACGAGCATCGTGGTCACCACGTACGAGGGCGTTCATAACCACCCCTGCGAGAAGCTCATGGAGGCGCTCAGCCCCATCCTAAAGCAGCTCCAGTTCCTCTCGCAATTCTAA